The following DNA comes from Dehalococcoidia bacterium.
CAGGGCCTGGTTGTTCAGCAACGAGCGCTCCGAACAGACGGAAGCGATCGCCACGGCGGTAGCGGAGCTGTCCCGCCGCCGCCACGGCGCGATCATCGTCATCGAGCGGGGCACGGGCCTGGAAGAGGTCGTCGAGACGGGGATAAAGCTCGATGCCGCGATCTCGCACCAGTTGCTGGAAGGCATCTTCTTCCCGAACTCGCCGCTGCACGACAAGGCGGTGGTCGTGCGAGGTGACCGCGTCCTGGCGGCATGCTGCACCTTGCCCCTGGCGGAGAGCGCCGGCGCCGCGCGCTTGGGCACGCGTCATCGGGCGGCGCTTGGCATCACGGAGCGCACGGACGCCATCTCCATCGTCGTCTCGGAGGAGACGGGGGCGGTCTCGGTGGCCTCGGACGGGCGCCTGCTGCGCCTGCGCGACGAGACGCGCATCCGTCCTACACTGGAAGCGCTGATTACCGGGTCGCAGCCCTTGCGGCCCGCCCTTGTGAGCTGAACATATGCTGCCCCGCCTGATGCTCGAGTGGCGGCGGATCGCCACTCCCCTGGCCCTTGCCCTCGTCTCGCTGGTCGCGGCGGTGGCGCTCTGGATCGCTGTCACGGAAGCGGAGAACCCGAACGAAGTGCGGGTGTTCGGCGGCTCGATCGAGGTGCGGGCTGTAAACGTGCCCGACGGACGCGCCGTCGCCGTGATCCGCGACCCCGTGGTGAACCTGACGGTGAGTGCGCCTTCGGATGTGCTGGCGAAGCTCTCCGCAGCGGACTTCCGGGCGGAGGTCGACCTCGCGGGTGTGCTGGAGAACGTCTCGCAGCAGCGCGTGATAGCGCGGGTGACGGGAAACAAAGACGTCGACATAGTCGACGTTTCGCCGTCCGTAGTCACGGTGACTCTGGAGACCCTGACCACGAAGACGGTGCCGGTTCGGCCCAACACGGTTGGCAGCCCGCCCCAGGGGTACCGGGTGGAGGTCTCCGAGATCGAGGCTACGCCGGCGCAGGTGCGCGTAAGTGGCGCCGAGAGCCGCGTGAACTCCGTGGCCTACGTGGCCGCAGACGTGAACCTCACGGGCCTGCGCGTGCCGATCCGCCAGCGCTTCCAGCTGGTGCCGAAGGACGCGCGCGGCGCCGACGTGCGCGGCGTGACGGTTGAGCCCACGACCGCCGAGCTGCGCGTGAACGTCGAGCAGCAGGAGATCACGCTCGCGGTGTCGGTCGTCCCTTCGGCGCAGGGGGTCGTCGCGGACGGTTACAATCTGGCCGGGATACAGGCGGACCCGCCGGCGATAGCGGTCTCGGGGCCGCTGGAGTTGCTGCTCGGCCTGCCCAACATATCGACGGAGCCGGTCGACGTCACCGGGCTGCGCGCGGATGCCGCTCGAACCGTGCGTCTGCGGCTGCCCGCGGGCGTGCAGTCAACCCGCGACAGCGTGACCGTGCGGGTGAAGGTAGAGCCGGCGAAGGGCGAGTTCAGCCTCATCGTGGCGCTGCAACTGACGGGGGTGGGCGAAGGGCTGCGTCCTTTCCCCCAGACTCCGAACATCACGCTCAGGTTCGCTGGGGAGGTGCCGACCCTGCGCGCCCTGGGCTCGTCCAACGTGAGGGCGTCCGTGAACCTCGCGGGCCTGGGCGAAGGCGTCCACGTGCTGCGCCCCACGATCTCGGCGCCCGAGAACGTCCAGCTCATCTCGGTCGAGCCCGCGCAGGTCACGGTCTCCCTCCAGCGATGAGCGAGACAGAGGTCGCCCGCAAGCGCTGGCCGACGAGGAAGCCCGTCGTCGCCCTCGTGGGACGGCCGAACGTCGGGAAGTCCGCGCTGTTCAACCGCATGCTCGGCGAGCGGCGAGCGATCGTCGAGGACATTCCGGGGACGACGCGCGACCGCCTGGTCGGCGAGGTCGAGTGGCGGCGGAAGACGTTCGACCTGATCGACACGGGAGGGCTGGCGGAGCCCACGAGCATCGAAGGGTCGGGGGAGTACATGGACCGCATCCGCGAGCAGGTGGAGGCGGCGATCGCCGACGCCGACCTGCTCCTCTTCGTCGTGGACGCGAAGGCGGGGGTGACGGCCGCGGACCTCGAGGTCGCGGAGATGCTGCGCAAGTCCGGGCGCCCGACGCTCCTGATCGCAAACAAGGCTGACAACCAGCGGCGAGAGCTGGAGGCCACCGAGTTCTACGAACTGGGCCTCGGCGAGCCGCTGCCGACCAGCGCAACCAACGGCGCCGGCGTGGGCGAAGTGCTCGACATCATCGAGCAGACGCTGCCCCTTGTCCCGGAGGCCGAAGACGAGACGAAGACAATCCGCGTGGCCATCGTGGGCCGGCCCAACGTCGGCAAGTCGGCGCTCCTGAACGCGATCCTCGGCCAGGAGCGCGTGATCGTCAGCGAGATCGCAGGCACGACGCGCGACGCCATCGATACGCCGTTCGAGTTCGCGGGCCGGAGCCTGACGCTGATCGACACGGCGGGCATAAGGCGGCCCGGCCGGATCGAGGGGTCGATCGAGCACTACAGCGTCGTCCGGGCGCGGGAGGCGCTGGCCCGCGCGGACGTCGCCGTGTGCGTCTTCGACGCATCGGTGGGGCTGCGGGCGCAGGACATGCACATCATTGGCATGGCGATGGAGGCGTACACCGGCCTCGTGGTCTGCGCGAACAAGTGGGACCTCCTGGAAGGCAAGCTGGACAAGCAGAGCTTCCTCCGGAGGGTCAGCGGCCGCCTGCGCTTCGCTACTTGGGCGCCGATCGTTGCCGTCTCGGCTTTGAAGAGGGAGGGACTCGAGGACCTGCTGCGCGAAGTGCTCGCCGCGGCGGAACAGAGGGCCCGGCGAGTGCCGACGAGCGAGCTCAACGCCTACCTGCGGCGAGCCATGGCGCGCAGGCCGCCGCCGGCCAAGGGCAAGCGGCGGCTGAGGTTGCTCTATGTCACCCAGCCGGAGATCGAGCCGCCGACCTTCGTGCTCTTCGTCAACGACGCCGAGCTTGCCCCGGCCGCCTACCGCCGCTATCTTGAGAACTCGCTCCGGGCCGTCTACGGTTTCCGGGGCGCCGGCATACGCTTAGTCTTCCGCAGCCGCGGCGAGGGGTGAGAAGTGGCTTACTGGCTAGTCGGCTCGAGCGGCCGTCAGCGAGTCGGCCAGAGACTGGCGACCAGGTCCCGTCCCACCGCCTATGCCAGGTGGCCGGCTAGCGGATGAGCGACCCTCCCATGGAAATCCTTGCTGCTGCCATCTGCGGGTACCTCCTGGGCTCCATACCCGTGGGGCTGATCGTCACCCGCCTGCTGCAGGGCGTCGACGTGCGCGACTACGGCAGCGGCAAGACCGGATTCACGAACACGCTGCGAGTGCTGGGCCTGCGCCGGTCGCTGCCGGTGTTCGTCGGTGACTTCTCGAAGGGACTGGCCGCGGCGCTCCTGCCACTCCTCTACACGGACGACCCCTGGGCGCGGGCGGGCGCGGGGCTGGCCGCCGTGGCCGGGCACGTCTGGCCCGTGTTCGCCGGCTTCCGAGGCGGGCGCGGTGTGCTGACCGGGGCTGGCGTGCTTGTTGCCCTGAACCCGCTGGCCTGCCTGCCAGCCGTCCCGGCTGCCCTGGCGGTGATGCTCACGACGCGCTTCATGTCCCTCACCTCGATCACGGGCGCGGCCGCGGCCGCGGCCGCGTTCGTGCTTTTCGCGGCCTTCGGCCTGCACGACTGGGCCTACGCCTTCACCGCCGCAGCCGGCGGCGCGGCCATCATCGCTCTGCACCACGACAACATCCGGCGGCTGCTGGCCGGCAGCGAGCCGAAGATCGGGCAGGGTGGCACGCGCCGGTCGCCGGCGCGCGACGGGTCGGCGGCTTGAAGGCGCTCATCCTTCCGAAGGACTGACGGGTTGGCTACGGTCCGGGCGGCGGTTATCGGGACCGGCGCCTGGGGCACGACCCTCGCCGTGCTCCTCGCCGCCAACGGGCACGAGGTCCGCCTCATATGCCGCACCGGCGAAGAAGCGCGAAGGCTGGAGGAGGACCGCGAGAACCGGCGCTTCCGTCCCGGCCTCCGCTTCCCGCCGAACCTCATCGTCGAAGACAGCTGGTCCGCGTCGCGGGGCTCCGACCTCGTCCTGCTGGCGGTCCCGGCGGCGAGCCTGCGGACGAACCTCGAGGCCGCGATGCCCTTCATCAAGCGGGACATGACCGTGCTCAGTGCGGTCAAGGGCATCGAAGCCGGCTCGGGCATGACCATGTCCCAGGTGATCGCGTCCCGTGGCCTCGACCCAGGGCAGGTCTGCGTGCTCTCCGGGCCGAACCTCTCCGAGGAGATCGCGGCCGGCAAGCCGGCGGCGACGGTCATCGCCGGCGCGGACGCCGCGCGGCGCCAGGCGGCGCAGGCGGCGTTCACGAGCGAGCGCTTCCGGGTCTACACCAGCGATGACGTCGTCGGCGTCGAGCTTGGCGGCGCCCTCAAGAACATCGTCGCGATTGCCAGCGGGATCTCGGACGGTCTCGGCAGCGGGCAGAACGCAAAGGCAGCGCTGATGACGCGCGCGCTCGCCGAAATCACGCGCCTGGGCGTGGCCTGTGGCGCCCGGGCGACGACGTTCCTCGGCCTATCGGGCATCGGCGACCTCATCGCGAGCTGCGAAAGCGACCTCTCGCGCAACCGGCGCCTCGGGCTGGCGCTGGCAGCCGGCCAGACCCTGGAGCAGGCGCAAGCCGGGATCGACGGGGTGATCGAGGGAGTCGGGACAACCCGGGCGGCCCTCGTCCTGGCCCGCGCGAAGGGCGTCGAGATGCCGATCACCGAGCAGCTGCACGCCGTGCTGTTCGAGGGGAAGTCGCCGCTGGAGGCGATGACGGACCTGATGCGGCGGGCGCCGCGAGAGGAGTAAGGGGCGGCGGACGCCGGAGGCTTCGCGGCCGGCGGCCGCGGGGCAGGGACCCCTACCCGGTCCCCGGGACCCCTTGACACCTGCGCCGCGGCATATATACTCCGTATACATACTGAGTATGTAACCATGAAGTACGCGCTTCTCGCATTGCTGGCACAGGGCCCGGCGCACGGCTACGAGCTCAAGCAGAGCTTCGAGAGCCGATTCGGCGCCGTGTGGCCGCCCGTGAACATCGGCCAGGTGTACTCCACGCTGCAGCGGCTAGAGCGGGACCACCTGGTGCGCGGCAGGGAAGTCGAGCAGGCGGGCCGGCCGCCGAAGCACGTCTTCGAGATAACGGAAGCGGGGCTGGCCGCGCTCAGCGAGTGGCTCCGGGAGACGAGCACCGGGGCGCGCATCCGGGACGAGTTCTTCATGAAGCTGGTGCTCGCCGGCATGGCCGGTATCGAGGACCCCATGCTGCTGATCCAGCGCCAGCGGGAGCGCTTTCTGCAGGAGCTCAGGGCGCTAAACGAGGTCGCGATTAGCCTGGGAGGCGCGCAGAAGGTAGCATCGCTGCTCGTCGAGGGGGCTTCGCTGCACATCCAGGCCGACCTCAAGTGGTTGGACCTCTGGGAAGACAGCATTCGGGAGGGGGTAACGCTATGACGGAGATCCTCAGGGCGGTCGGGCTGACCAAGACCTACGAGAGCGACGGCGCCCGGGTGCAGGCCCTGCGCGGCGTCGACTTTGCCGTCGAAGCAGGCGAATTCGTCGCCATCATGGGCCCGAGCGGCTGTGGGAAGTCGACCCTCCTGCACCTGCTGGGAGGCCTCGACCGCCCGACCTCGGGCGAGATCTACCTCGCCGGCCGGAGGGTCGACTCGCTGGGCGAAGCCGCCTGGGCGATCATCCGCCGGCGGCAAGTCGGATACATGTTCCAGTCGTTCAACCTGGTTACCAACATGTCGGCTGCGGACAACATCGAGCTTCCGGCCCTCATGGCGGGCGCCTCGCCTTCGGAGGCACGGCGACGGCGGTCGGAACTGATGGTCCAGCTCGGCATCAGCGAGCAGTCAGAGCTGCCGCCGGGGAGGATGTCCGGCGGCCAGCAGCAGCGCGTGGCGTTGGCCCGGGCGTTGATCAACCGGCCCGACCTCCTCCTGGCCGACGAGCCCACGGGCAACCTCGACTCCCAGAGCGCGCGCGAGGTCATGACCGTCCTGCGCGAGTGCAACCAGCGCGGCCAGACGGTGGTGCTGGTGACGCACGACCCGAGCGTCGCCAGCGTCGCCGACCGAGTGGTGCGCATGCGTGACGGCCTCGTGATCGGCGAGACGCGCATCGAGGCGCTGGAGCCGGCGGAGAGTGTCGTGCGCTCCCTGGTGGAGTTGGGGGTGCAGTCATGATGCGGGCGGTGTGGCGAAAGGCGCTCAGGGACATTCGCAGCCGGCGCCTTCAGACCCTGCTGCTGGTCGCGGTGGTCGCGGCCGCCGCGGCCACGCTATCGCTGGCCCTGAACGTGCGGGCGAGCGCGGCGCGCCCCGCCGACCGCCTGCGCGAGGCCAGTAACGGGGCCGACGCCTGGATCGCGGTGCTGCAGGCCCGCAGCGATCCGGCCGCGGCCCTGCGCGCCACTCCGGGCGTGGTCGAGGTCTCGGAGGCGGTCCCTATCTCATGGACCAACTACGGCATCCGCAACGGCGACAAGAAGCAGCAGGTCGCCCTGGTCGGCATGGGCCCGGAACTGCCGGCCTTCGACCACCCGGTCGTCAGCGGCGGGCGCTGGCTGGCCGCCGGCGGGACAGACGAGATCGTGATCGACCGGGGCGCGGCGCGCCGCCTGGGACTGCGCGCCGGCCAGCGGATCGACCTCCTGACGCCGGCGGGCCCGCAGCCGTTCACGATCGCCGGCTTCGCGGCGCCGACAGGCCGAGCCCCGGCGCCGATCAACGATCCGGCGTTCGCCTTTGTGCTACCGGAGACGCTGCGGCGCCTCGAGCCGGAGGCCGTCTTCGGCTCATCGCCGGACCACGTCCTGCGTTACGGTGTGCGCCTCCAGGACCCGGGCGCATACATCGCCTTTTTCGAAGCCGCGGGCCGCCGCGTCGGACCCTTTAACGGCAGGACATGGGCGGACGTGCGCGAGAACATCGGCGAGGCTAACGACTTCGACGTCGTCTTCCTCAACGTGTTCAGCGTCTTCGCGCTCCTCTCCGCCGGGCTGATCATCGCCAACGCTGTCGGCGGGCAGGTGCTCTCCCAGACCCGGGACATTGGCATCCTTAAGGCCATTGGCTTCACGCCCGGCCAGGTCACCATGACTCTCCTCATCCAGAACCTGGCCCTGAGCCTCGCCGGCGGCGTTATCGGCGTGGCCGCGGGCCTCATGGTGGCGCCCTTTTTCCTGGAACGCACCGCGGACGTGCTCGGCGTACCGGCAAGCGCGGCGTTCGACCCCGTGG
Coding sequences within:
- the cdaA gene encoding diadenylate cyclase CdaA; translation: MADFIENIRDALERLDAAAALDIFIIAAVIYALLMALRGTTAMTLLRGGVAVVCLLVLFGQVLDLSVVNFILRNSLPGLVVGLFVIFQPEIRRALEKAGRTSVRAWLFSNERSEQTEAIATAVAELSRRRHGAIIVIERGTGLEEVVETGIKLDAAISHQLLEGIFFPNSPLHDKAVVVRGDRVLAACCTLPLAESAGAARLGTRHRAALGITERTDAISIVVSEETGAVSVASDGRLLRLRDETRIRPTLEALITGSQPLRPALVS
- a CDS encoding CdaR family protein; this encodes MLPRLMLEWRRIATPLALALVSLVAAVALWIAVTEAENPNEVRVFGGSIEVRAVNVPDGRAVAVIRDPVVNLTVSAPSDVLAKLSAADFRAEVDLAGVLENVSQQRVIARVTGNKDVDIVDVSPSVVTVTLETLTTKTVPVRPNTVGSPPQGYRVEVSEIEATPAQVRVSGAESRVNSVAYVAADVNLTGLRVPIRQRFQLVPKDARGADVRGVTVEPTTAELRVNVEQQEITLAVSVVPSAQGVVADGYNLAGIQADPPAIAVSGPLELLLGLPNISTEPVDVTGLRADAARTVRLRLPAGVQSTRDSVTVRVKVEPAKGEFSLIVALQLTGVGEGLRPFPQTPNITLRFAGEVPTLRALGSSNVRASVNLAGLGEGVHVLRPTISAPENVQLISVEPAQVTVSLQR
- the der gene encoding ribosome biogenesis GTPase Der, which translates into the protein MSETEVARKRWPTRKPVVALVGRPNVGKSALFNRMLGERRAIVEDIPGTTRDRLVGEVEWRRKTFDLIDTGGLAEPTSIEGSGEYMDRIREQVEAAIADADLLLFVVDAKAGVTAADLEVAEMLRKSGRPTLLIANKADNQRRELEATEFYELGLGEPLPTSATNGAGVGEVLDIIEQTLPLVPEAEDETKTIRVAIVGRPNVGKSALLNAILGQERVIVSEIAGTTRDAIDTPFEFAGRSLTLIDTAGIRRPGRIEGSIEHYSVVRAREALARADVAVCVFDASVGLRAQDMHIIGMAMEAYTGLVVCANKWDLLEGKLDKQSFLRRVSGRLRFATWAPIVAVSALKREGLEDLLREVLAAAEQRARRVPTSELNAYLRRAMARRPPPAKGKRRLRLLYVTQPEIEPPTFVLFVNDAELAPAAYRRYLENSLRAVYGFRGAGIRLVFRSRGEG
- the plsY gene encoding glycerol-3-phosphate 1-O-acyltransferase PlsY is translated as MSDPPMEILAAAICGYLLGSIPVGLIVTRLLQGVDVRDYGSGKTGFTNTLRVLGLRRSLPVFVGDFSKGLAAALLPLLYTDDPWARAGAGLAAVAGHVWPVFAGFRGGRGVLTGAGVLVALNPLACLPAVPAALAVMLTTRFMSLTSITGAAAAAAAFVLFAAFGLHDWAYAFTAAAGGAAIIALHHDNIRRLLAGSEPKIGQGGTRRSPARDGSAA
- a CDS encoding NAD(P)H-dependent glycerol-3-phosphate dehydrogenase; protein product: MATVRAAVIGTGAWGTTLAVLLAANGHEVRLICRTGEEARRLEEDRENRRFRPGLRFPPNLIVEDSWSASRGSDLVLLAVPAASLRTNLEAAMPFIKRDMTVLSAVKGIEAGSGMTMSQVIASRGLDPGQVCVLSGPNLSEEIAAGKPAATVIAGADAARRQAAQAAFTSERFRVYTSDDVVGVELGGALKNIVAIASGISDGLGSGQNAKAALMTRALAEITRLGVACGARATTFLGLSGIGDLIASCESDLSRNRRLGLALAAGQTLEQAQAGIDGVIEGVGTTRAALVLARAKGVEMPITEQLHAVLFEGKSPLEAMTDLMRRAPREE
- a CDS encoding PadR family transcriptional regulator, encoding MKYALLALLAQGPAHGYELKQSFESRFGAVWPPVNIGQVYSTLQRLERDHLVRGREVEQAGRPPKHVFEITEAGLAALSEWLRETSTGARIRDEFFMKLVLAGMAGIEDPMLLIQRQRERFLQELRALNEVAISLGGAQKVASLLVEGASLHIQADLKWLDLWEDSIREGVTL
- a CDS encoding ABC transporter ATP-binding protein translates to MTEILRAVGLTKTYESDGARVQALRGVDFAVEAGEFVAIMGPSGCGKSTLLHLLGGLDRPTSGEIYLAGRRVDSLGEAAWAIIRRRQVGYMFQSFNLVTNMSAADNIELPALMAGASPSEARRRRSELMVQLGISEQSELPPGRMSGGQQQRVALARALINRPDLLLADEPTGNLDSQSAREVMTVLRECNQRGQTVVLVTHDPSVASVADRVVRMRDGLVIGETRIEALEPAESVVRSLVELGVQS